The bacterium genome window below encodes:
- the sucD gene encoding succinate--CoA ligase subunit alpha encodes MAILIEENSRVLVQGITGKTGRFHASRMHSYGTRVVAGTSPGKGGQEVEGVPVFDTAAEAVEATGADVSVLFLPARFVLDSAVEACRAGLRLVVVVPEHIPVHDMLRLREESEKSGTRVLGGNTAGVISPGRCNVGIIPPLAFERGRIGTLSRSGSITYYIADTLTRSGYGESTCVGMGGDPVLGSTYNDLLPLFDLDDETDAVVITGEIGGIYEELAAPAVRAMKKPVVAMIGGVFAPPGKRMGHAGAIVEGRMGTARSKLEALEGAGARIAKTFADIPRILGELGIRPANEPHIIEGGRVGG; translated from the coding sequence GTGGCCATCCTCATAGAGGAAAACTCCCGCGTCCTGGTCCAGGGCATCACCGGCAAGACCGGCCGCTTCCACGCCTCCCGGATGCACTCCTACGGCACCCGCGTCGTTGCCGGGACCTCCCCCGGCAAGGGTGGGCAGGAAGTGGAAGGGGTGCCGGTCTTCGACACCGCGGCCGAGGCGGTTGAGGCCACCGGGGCCGACGTGAGCGTCCTCTTCCTCCCGGCTCGCTTCGTGCTGGATTCCGCCGTGGAGGCCTGCCGCGCCGGTTTGAGGCTGGTCGTCGTCGTACCCGAGCACATCCCCGTCCACGACATGCTCCGCCTGCGCGAAGAGAGCGAGAAGAGCGGCACCCGGGTCCTCGGGGGCAACACGGCGGGGGTCATCTCGCCGGGCCGCTGCAACGTGGGCATCATCCCGCCGCTGGCCTTCGAGCGGGGCCGCATCGGCACCCTATCCCGTTCCGGCTCCATCACCTACTACATCGCCGACACGCTGACCCGGTCGGGGTACGGCGAGTCCACCTGCGTGGGGATGGGCGGCGACCCGGTGCTGGGCTCGACCTACAACGACCTCCTGCCGCTCTTCGACTTGGACGACGAGACCGACGCCGTGGTCATCACCGGTGAGATAGGCGGGATTTACGAGGAACTGGCCGCTCCGGCCGTCCGGGCGATGAAAAAGCCGGTGGTGGCAATGATCGGCGGCGTCTTCGCCCCGCCCGGAAAGCGCATGGGCCACGCCGGGGCCATCGTCGAGGGGCGGATGGGCACGGCCCGGAGCAAGCTGGAGGCCCTCGAGGGCGCCGGGGCCCGCATCGCCAAAACCTTCGCCGATATCCCCCGCATCCTCGGTGAGCTGGGAATCCGTCCCGCTAACGAGCCCCACATCATCGAGGGCGGCCGCGTCGGCGGCTAG